The Conger conger chromosome 15, fConCon1.1, whole genome shotgun sequence genome contains a region encoding:
- the idh2 gene encoding LOW QUALITY PROTEIN: isocitrate dehydrogenase [NADP], mitochondrial (The sequence of the model RefSeq protein was modified relative to this genomic sequence to represent the inferred CDS: deleted 1 base in 1 codon; substituted 1 base at 1 genomic stop codon) encodes MAGYLKVLSSLSRSAAALSKNPAVLAPASTCQNLQQRNYADKRIKVAQPVVEMDGDEMTRIIWEFIKEKLILSNVDVELKYYDLGLPYRDQTDDQVTIDSALATKKYSVAVKCATITPDEARVEEFKLKKMWKSPNGTIRNILGGTVFREPIICKNIPRLVPGWTQAITIGRHAFGDQYRATDFVVDKPGKFMMVFTPTDGSPGKEWEVYDFPAGGCGMGMYNTDESPSRIRHSCFQYANQKKWPSTXAKNTILKAYDGRFKDIFEDIFRSMILNYKPEFDKLKIWYEHRLIDDMVAQVLKSSGAFVWACKNYDGDVQSDILAQGFGSLGLMTSVLVCPDGKTIEAEAAHGTVTRHYREHQKGRPTSTNPIASIFAWTRGLEHRGKLDGNPDLIKFSQTLERVCVETVESGVMTKDLAGCIHGLANCKLNEHYVNTTDFLDAIKNNLDKALGK; translated from the exons ATGGCAGGGTATTTGAAGGTCCTTAGTTCCCTCTCTAGGTCTGCCGCCGCGCTTTCTAAAAACCCCGCCGTGCTAGCACCGGCCTCAACCTGCCAGAATCTGCAACAAAGAAACT ATGCCGACAAGCGTATCAAGGTGGCCCAGCCGGTGGTGGAGATGGACGGAGACGAGATGACCCGCATCATCTGGGAGTTCATCAAGGAGAAG CTCATTCTCTCCAACGTTGACGTGGAGCTGAAGTACTATGACCTGGGTCTCCCGTACCGCGACCAGACCGACGACCAGGTCACCATCGACTCCGCCCTGGCAACCAAGAAGTACAGCGTTGCGGTCAAATGTGCCACCATCACTCCCGATGAAGCCAGAGTGGAAG AATTCAAGTTGAAGAAGATGTGGAAAAGCCCCAACGGAACTATAAGGAACATCCTGGGAGGCACGGTCTTCCGCGAGCCGATCATCTGCAAGAACATTCCTCGTCTCGTCCCTGGTTGGACGCAGGCCATCACAATCGGCAGACACGCCTTCGGTGACCAG TACAGAGCGACAGACTTCGTGGTGGACAAGCCGGGCAAATTCATGATGGTGTTCACCCCGACGGACGGAAGCCCGGGAAAGGAGTGGGAGGTGTACGACTTCCCCGCGGGGGGCTGCGGGATGGGCATGTACAACACCGATGAG AG TCCATCAAGGATTCGCCACAGCTGCTTCCAGTACGCCAATCAGAAGAAGTGGCCGTCTACATGAGCA AAGAACACCATCCTGAAGGCCTACGATGGCCGATTCAAGGACATCTTTGAGGACATCTTCAGAAGTATGATTCT GAACTACAAACCCGAGTTCGACAAGCTGAAGATATGGTACGAGCACAGGCTGATCGACGACATGGTGGCCCAGGTTCTGAAGTCATCCGGCGCCTTCGTGTGGGCCTGCAAGAACTACGACGGAGACGTGCAGTCGGACATTTTGGCTCAAG GGTTCGGCTCACTGGGGCTGATGACCTCAGTACTGGTGTGTCCCGACGGCAAGACCATCGAGGCAGAGGCGGCGCACGGAACCGTCACCAGGCACTACCGCGAGCACCAGAAG GGAAGGCCGACCAGCACCAACCCCATCGCCAGCATCTTCGCCTGGACCCGGGGCCTGGAGCACCGCGGCAAGCTGGACGGGAACCCCGACCTCATCAA GTTCTCTCAGACTCTGGAGAGGGTGTGCGTCGAGACGGTGGAGAGTGGCGTCATGACCAAGGACCTCGCGGGCTGCATCCACGGCCTGGCCAA CTGCAAGCTGAACGAGCACTACGTCAACACCACAGACTTTCTAGACGCCATCAAGAACAACCTGGACAAAGCCCTCGGCAAATGA